The following is a genomic window from Candidatus Zixiibacteriota bacterium.
CCCATCGAAAGCCAGAACATACCCCAAACGGGTCACGTCAGCAAGCGCGCCGGCGGCGAATCTGACAATGATTTCTGGTAAGGACGTCTAACAAACTGAGAAGCTCAAGGTGCGTTGGGGCTTCGGCATGTGCAATGCGACGGTGACGACCCCTCACCCCTTCGGCTTCCCTCGACTCTGCTCAGGACAAGTCGCTCAGGGCAAGCCTGCCCTCTCCCCAGAGGGGAGAGGGGAAGCTCAACCTCTCCTTCCGGGAGAGGTCGATCCGTCCAGAGGACGGATCGGGTGAGGGATCTCTTTCGCCCGTTCATTTCGCTACGGCCCCAAGGAGAAGCGAGAGCTCAGGCCGACGGTGAGGGCACGGTGGGTGCCGCCGAGAGGGACGTAGTCTCCGGGGAGGGCGGCGTGCGCGCTCCGGGGAGGAACCGCTCGACAAACGACGTATCAAACCGCCCCGAGCGGAACTCGGCACTGTCGAGGACCCTCTGGTGGAAGCCGATGGTCGTGTGGATCCCCTCAACCACGAATTCGTCCAAGGCCCCCAGCATGCGTGTGAGCGCCTCATCGCGGTTCTTGCCGTGGGCAATCAGCTTGGCCAACAGCGAGTCGTAGTAGGGCGGAATCGTGTACCGGGCGTAGGCATGCGTATCGACCCGCACACCGTGCCCGCCGGGAACGTGCAGCGAAGTGATCTTGCCGGGAGACGGCCGGAAGTCGTTGTCGGGATCTTCCGCGTTGATGCGCACTTCCAGCGTGTGCCCGGAGAATCTGACATCCGATTGAGCGATGCCCAGCGTGTCACCGGCCGCAATGAGAATCTGCTTTTGGACCAGATCAATGTCGGTTTGCTCTTCGGTGACGGGATGCTCCACCTGGATGCGCGTATTCATCTCCATGAAGTAGAAGCTGCCGTCCTGGTCGACAAGGAACTCCACTGTGCCGGCGGAGTGATAGGCGGCGGCATCGGCCGCCAGAAGGGCCGCCGCACCCATCCGGCGGCGGGCCGCGTCATCGATAGCGGGCGACGGAGACTCCTCGATCAGCTTTTGGTGCCGCCTCTGGATGGTGCAGTCACGTTCGCCCAAGTGCACCAAATTGCCATGCAAATCCCCGAGAACCTGGAATTCGACATGGCGGGGTGCCTGTAGGTATTTCTCGATGTAGACGTCGCCGTTCCCGAATGCGAGTTTGGCCTCGCCCTGAGCCGCGACGATCAACGCCTCCAACTCCGACGGCTCGCGGCAGATCCGCATGCCGCGACCACCACCGCCGCCCGCAGCCTTGATGATGACGGGGAAACCGACCGCGTCCGTGACCGCCCGGGCCTCCTTGAGGTCGGATACCGGCCCCTGCGAACCCGGCAGGACGGGAACACCGGCATCCGTCATGGTCTGCCGAGCCACCGCCTTGTCGCCCATGCGCCGAATCGTGTCTGGCGCCGGACCGATGAAGGTGAGCGCGCATGCTTCGCAAATCTCGGCGAACTCGGCGTTCTCCGCCAGGAATCCATAACCGGGATGGATGGCCTCCGCGCCGGTCAATTCCGCGGCGGCGATGATGCGCTTCATGTTCAGGTACGACTGCGACGGCGAGGCAGGTCCGATGCAGACATCCTCATCGGCGAAGCGCACGTGCAGCGATTCGCGATCGGGCTCCGAGTACACCGCGACGGTGGGGATCCCCAGCTCGCGGCAGGCCCGAATGATCCTCAGGGCGATTTCGCCCCGGTTGGCGATGAGAATCTTCTTGAACATGGCAAGCGACCTCCGGCCTGCCGCCGATGCCGCCTGAGGTCAGAGGGAACAGAACAGGGGAGGACTTGACGGCCGCTGTCTATCCGACTGCGTTGGGTGGACCGCCCATCCCGTCGGGTCCCGAGCGACCGCGTCCGGAGCACCCGTGGGTCGGAATTCAATCGTACGGCTCTTCTTCCTCCTCTTCCTCCTCGACCTCAAGCTCGGCATCGTCATCCGATGCCGCGATCTCAAACTCGTGTTCTTCCGCACAGGTCCGGGAACAATACACGTGTTTCTTGCGGCGCAGCGGAGCTCCCTCGATCTCCGCGCCACAGTAGTCGCAATACTGCATCGCCATTCCCTCACGTTACACGTTCTGGACGTGTGGATATGCCCCAACGGGGACGTGCTGTTCCTATGTCAACCGACCGATGGACTCCGATCCTCGCCCATCCACAATCCTGAGGTAGTGCCGGTCCGGACCCCGGCGACAGGAAATCGACACACGAACCAACCGCAACGTCCGCGGCGGGCCGCCCTTAATATCCGAAATGGTCCGATAAGTCAAACAAAAAACCGGTGAGAGCGCATCTGCCCCGGCGCGGCCGGATGCGCCATGGGACGCGTACCGCAGGAAAGCTCGGAGATGGCGACAGCGTCACCCGTTGCTGATTTCGAATTCTCGCCAGCCGCGATCGGCGGCGCCGGTGATCCCGCGCAGCCGCAGGTCGAAATCGTCGGGGTTCGTCGTGTTCACGATGGCCGTCTCGTAGGCGATGACGTTCTGTCGGTACCAGCGCATGATCGATTGATCGAAGGTCTGCATCCCGTACTGGGTCGAGCCGCTCTCGATCAGATCATGGATCAGATTGGTCTTGGCGGGATCGAGAATCGCATCCCGGATCGCCGCGCTGGCGAACATGATCTCAATGGCGGGCACACGTCCCGGGCCGTCGATCCGCGGCAGCAACCGTTGGGAGATGACCGCCTGCAATGTGCCCGACAGCAGCAAGCGAACCTGCTGGTGCTGGTGCGGCGGGAAGAAGGAAATGATGCGTGAGATCGTCTCGACGGCGTTCAGCGTGTGCAGCGTCGTCAAAACCAGATGACCGGTGTCGGCCGCCATCAGCGCGATCATCATGGTCTCCAGATCGCGGATCTCGCCGATGAGAATGACGTCCGGGTCCTGCCGGAAGGCATGTCGTAGCGCTGATGCGAACGACTCCGTGTCGCCGCCAATCTCGCGTTGGGAGACGATGCTTTGACGATCGCGGAAGATGTACTCCACGGGGTCCTCCACCGTGAGGATGTTCTCCGCCCGCGAGGCGTTGATCTCCTCGATCATCGCTGCCAGCGTTGTCGACTTCCCCGATCCGGTCGTCCCGGTCACGATGATCAATCCGCGACGCAGCTGGCACAGACGTCGTACCGTGTCCGGGAGGTGCAGATCCGCGAACGACGGGATGGTCGTCTGCACGGCGCGCAGCGCGATTCCCGGCGTCCCGCGTTGCCGGTAGAGGTTGACGCGGAATCGTCCCAACTTCGCGACGCCCAACGCCACGTCCATTTCCATCCGACCGGCGAAGCGGCGCTGCTGCTCCTCGTTGAGGATCTGCCCGAGCGTCTCCTCGATCTGTTCGGTCGTCAGGGGCTGGGCTTCCAGTGCCATGAGTTGCCCATCGACCCTCAGGTACGGACGCACGCCGACTCGCAGATGAAGGTCGGAGGCGCCCCGCGCCATCATCTCTTCCAACAACGCCTTGAGTGCCATTGCCGTCTCCCGTTTCAATCCCTGCGACCCCGTCGCACGATTCTCGGGGCCCTCTCATACTGGGTATCGGCAGGACATCCACAGGAATGAACTCGGCGGAGACCGTAGCAGCTGCGACCCACGTCCGGATCATCTGTAGGGGCGAGGCGATGCCTCGCCCTTGGGCGACCCGACATTACGGTTCTGTTGGCTGGGACTCGACCGCAGAACCCGGCCATTCAAGACTTGAAGCTAATGCCTACGCCGTGGGATCAAGCAGGAAGAGTGGTTGGCCGAACTCCACCGGCTGGGCGTTCTCCACCAGCACCTTGGCGATCCGTCCGCCCTGTTCGGCCTCGATCTCGTTCATCAACTTCATCGCTTCAATGATGCAGAGGACGTCTCCCGGCTTGATGGTCTGCCCGACGTCGACAAACGGAGGCGACGACGGCGAGGGTGCGCGGTAGAACGTCCCCACCATCGGCGACTTGATCTCCAGATAGTGGGACGGAGTCGGAACCGGGGCCTCCACCGTGGTCGGTGCCGTCGCCGGCGTCACGTGGGCGGGAACGACGGCAGACGGAGCCCCCGCGGACGGCACGATCAACGGCTGGTCCGGGCACGCGCGGTTCTTCGTGATGCGAATCGTACGGAAGAAGCGCCGGATCTCCAGTGAGTCGATCTGGGATTCTTCCACGATCCTAATCAGGCGTCGGAGAGTATCCTCATTCATCACATTCACCTGCACCGGACGAGGGCAGACATCGTCCCGTTCGCGCCATCACAGTTCCAACAGCGTGCGATCGGCCGATGTCAGCACGTCCGCCGAACGCGCTTGGACGAGAACGTCATCTTCGATCCGCACGCCACCCCAGCCGGGGAAGTACACGCCCGGCTCAATGGTGACGACCATGCCCGGCTTTAGAACGGTATTGCTCTTGGCGTTCACTGCCGGCCCTTCGTGCACGACCAGTCCGATGCCATGGCCCAGACCGTGATCGAACCGTCTGCCGTGACCGGACTTCTCGATAATGCCGCGGGCGACCCGGTCCAGTTTCGAGGCCACGACTCCGGACCGGACCCGGGCGACCGCCGCGCGTTGAGCACGGGCCACCAAGTTGTACACCGCTTTCTGTCGCGCGGTGGCACGCCCCACAACGACGGTCCGCGTCAGATCGGACACATAGCCCTTGTAAGTGGCACCGAAATCGAGCGTCACAAAATCCCCGGCCCGTATGCGCCGGGACGATGCCCGTCCATGGGGAAGCGCGGCCCGCGGACCGGAGGCCACGATGGTCTCAAACGACGTCTTCTCCGAACCGGCCTTCATCATCGTGTACTCCAACTCGGCGGCGACATCGCGTTCGCGGACCCCGGGGCGGATCACCGGCAACACCGCGGCAAATGCGGCATCGGTGATCGCCGCCGCGCGTCTGATCAGAGCCAGTTCCGCCGCATCCTTGATCTGTCTCAGCGGGGCGACAGGATCGTCGACCGGCACGAACAGCGCTTTGGGAAGCGCGGACCGGAGAATCCGGATGCGATCCTCCGAAACCTGCTGCGGGCAGTACGCCAGCTTGGGGCGGCTGTTGGCCAACCACGAGATGCGCCCCAGGTGACCGGCCAGATCACCGGACACGACATGGATCCTCGCGCCTTTGACTTCCCGGGCGGCCTGTTCACGGTAGCGACCGTCGGTCAGAAAATCCGCGCGGCTCTCTCCCATGATCAACAGACCATTGGAGCCGGTGTAGCCGATCAAATACTGTAACTGCGCGCATTCCGCCGTGATCAGGGCATCGAGGTCTTCCTTGCCCAGCCATGTCCGGATTGCCGCGGCCCGCTTGCGATAGTCGTGCCCACCAATCACAGGTCCCTGCTCTTTCTCAGTCCGCCGTACACTCGTGCACCCTGTGCCCGGAGGTGACCTGGCCGGCGCGCTGGGGCAACGTGTTGAGATTGGTCCAAGTTGCATCCACTGTCAAGGGAAATGTCCCCTGTGTCAGGACCGGCGTCCGTGCCCCCGTCGTCTAAGACCTTGCGCGACGGCCGGATGTCGCGACGCACTGAATCAGGTTGGTCGAGGAGTATCCCGCGCGCATCCGCACCCGCCTAACCGTTCCACCCCAGCCGGTGACGAGATCCGCACCGACGATCGCGTCACGGTCGTACTCGGCTCCCTTGACGAGGACATCGGGATGCAGCTCGCGGATCAGTCGCAGCGGCGTCGACTCGCTGAACAGACAGACGCAGTCAACCGGCCGCAGGGACGCCAGCAAGGCCGCGCGGTCGCGCTGGGAATTGACCGGACGGCCCGGACCTTTCAGACGTCGCGTCGAAGCGTCGCTGTTCAGACCAACGACCAGCACATCGCCGTAACCGCGCGCCTGGACCAATAAGTCCAGGTGACCGCGATGAAGCACGTCAAAGACACCATTGGTGAAGACGACACGCAGTCCGCGCCGGCGCCACTGCCGCCGTAGACGCACCAGCGTTGCGAGTGACACCACGCCCCAATTAGTCGATTTGTCAGTCGGCACCATCGTCACATCGCAACTGTCGACAGCACGGATGAGCCCAAAGCGCCCTCACCCCTTCGCTCCGCTCAGGACAAGCCGATCCACTGACGGCGGATCGACCTCCTCTAGAAGAAGAGGTCGGACTACCATGCACCGCGGTGGAGTTCCCTCATGCGGTCTGATTGAGGATCGGCTCAGGGATCTCTTGCAACGCCCGCCGGATGGCCGGGACCGTGGTCTGAGCCGTACCCAGTTCCTTGATCACCTCACCGGCCGCCACGTTGGCGGTGTAGGCCGCCTGCAACATGGTTCCGCCCGCCGCCAGGCACAATGCCACGGCGGCAATCACCGTATCTCCCGCCCCCGTGACATCATAGACCTGACGCGCGACTGTCGGGATGGTGGTCATGCGGCCGTCACCATCCGGTTCGAACAGCGCCATCCCCAACTCACCGCGGGTAATGAGCAGCGAGTCCGCTTCCAACGAGCGCAACAAATCGAATCCCACCGCACGCAACGATTCCTCGTCCCGGATTCGCCGACCGGCGACGAAACCGGCCTCATGGTGATTCGGCGTCAGGGTCGTCACACGGCGATACGCCGGGAAGTGCGTGTCCTTGGGATCGACAACGACAAAGCGGCCGCGCACCCGTGCTTCGCTCACCACGCGCTCCAGCAGCGGTCGGTTGATCACGCCTTTGCCATAGTCGGAAATCACGAGTCCCGCCGCGCCCTGATCCAGCGCCTGCTCGCACAACGCGGACATCCGCTCCGATACGGACGCTTCGATCTCGGTCGTCGATTCGAAATCGGCCCGTACGACCTGCTGGTGGTGCGCGACAATCCGCGTCTTCAGCGTCGTCGGGCGCGAGGTGTCCACGAGCAATCCGTCGGTCCCCAGACCTTGTGCCGCCAGTTGTTCACGTATCGTATCGGCGGGGCGATCTCGACCGACGACGCCCAGGAGCGCCACCGTGCCTCCCAGCGAACGGATATTCTGCGCCACGTTGGCGGCTCCCCCCAGCTTGGCGTCCTGTCGCTCCACAGCGACGACGGGAACCGGCGCCTCGGGGGAAATCCGTTCGACCCTTCCCCACCAGTACTCATCCAGCATGACGTCACCGAGCACAATGACGTTCTGCCCGGCGAAACGATCCAAAAGGGGCTCAATCCCCAAGTGAACGGGTACGGTCATCTGTCGCTTTCGACGGGGAGCCACGGTTGACTTTCATCGTCGGATGGTATACCGTGGCAGCGCACGTACACAAGGAGGATTTACCGTGCAAGGCAGACCGCAAATCAACGTTGAAGTCGGACCGACAGAAGCCGAGGGGATCTACTCCAATCTCGCGCTCATTGTGCACTCGCCGCAGGAGTTCGTTATCGATTTCGCCCGGGTCACGCCCGGATCGCCGAAATCGAAGGTCTACGCGCGCATCATCATGACCCCGGCCCACGCCAAGATGCTCCAGAATGCCCTGGAGGAGAACATCAAGAAGTACGAATCTGCCTTCGGTGCGATCAAGCTGGCCGGGGTCGACGAAAAGAACATCGGCTTCCAGACGCCACGGGAGTAGGTTCCGCAAGGCGCCCACCCCAGTGACCGACCGGAACCCACCGGGAGGGCGACGCTCCCGCGGAGCCGCACTGCGCTCCATGACACATGACGGTGCGGTTGATGCGACAGCTTCCCAAGAACGATCAATCACCCACGATGCTTCAATTCGGGGCCTGGTCGGCCAGAGTCAGAGTGACCCCCCAGCCCGCTTGATCCTCCGGCGGGGCGGCATTCCAATCGCCGAAGGCATGGGAATCGTCGGTCACGAAGCGCAGCAGGTACTCCCCTTTGTCCAATAGAATCGTCTGATCGACGACGCGGTTCTTCTCGGTGCCGCCGGCATGGGACGTCTTCCGGTACGTCATCTCCCAGACGACGTCCCCGGTGCCGATCTCCTCGATCCAGCCGTAGTCGCTCATGCCCGATCTCGTGCCCTCGCCGACCGCGTGAATGTGCACGCGGGTGGGCGAACTCAACGTGAAGCGCTGCTCGCGCTCCTCGTCGTCGCCGACCTCGGTGAGGGCCGCAATCACGCCCGGCGTCCTGAGCCGGGATTTGGGTACCACCACAAAGGTCGACGTGTCGAAGCCGTCGGTCGCGGGAAACAACGTGACACCGTACGATTGCTGATCGTGGGGCGGCGATGTATTCCATCCCCCCGCGTAGGAATGCGAGCCGTCGGAACTGTAATACAACAGGAAATCACCGGCGTCGAAATGCACGATGCCGTCGAACTGGCGGTTCTTCCTCGCCCCACCCGCCGGTTCGGTGTTGTCCCACGTCATCTCCCAAACCTTGCGCTTGTTCTCTGCCTTGACGACCCAGGCGTAGTCCGCCATGCGGTTGTCGTATTGGTCATACTCCCCGATCGCGTAGACGCGGAGCGGTTCGGCCCGCGTCAGACGAAACGCCTGGGACTTCAGTTCGTTGTCACCGATCTCGACCATCCGGAGCAAGGCCGCACGGGAAGTTCCGCCCTCATACGGGATAATCAACGGGCGCTCCGCTTCATGGATCGGGATGATCTGCAGGCCCCACGCCCCGGGATCATAGGGGGGCGGCGCATTCCAGTCGTCGTAGGTATGGGAATCGTCGGTCACATAGAAGGCGACATAGTCCCCGCGGGGCAGGTGCACGCGATCGTGGAATCGTCTGTTTTTCGCCGCGCCGCCGGCCAGATCGGTGTTCTCCCGGGTCATCACCCAAACGCGTCGACCGAGCCGGGCATCGTTGATCCATCCCCAATCGACCATCGCGTCGCCGGACTGGGAATACTCCCCGATCGCGTAGATCTCAAGGTCCAAGTCGGCCTGAAGCGTGAATCCCTCCTGTCGGTACGAATCGTTGCCGGGACGGACAAGGCCGACAGCAGGTGCGCGCTGCGTCCCCGCGACGGTCTCCCGCAGGGCCGCGGCGTCACCCGTGATCACGACGTGATAGCGGGGAGCAAGAGAGCTCAGTCCGTCGTTCTTGTCACCCCTTCCCAGACGCGATAGCGCCTCGCCGAGCCGCTTGAAAACCTCCCCCAGATTCTCACCGTCGAATCCACCGGGAAAGATGTCCGGCCAGCCGACATAGTAGTACAGCTCGTACGACCCCCGCCGCAACCTCACGTTACCCTCGAATCGGCGGAGCGACTTCGAGTCGGGAACGGGTTCGGTAATTTCCTCATCCAGGGACCAGACCATGGTGCGCGTCTTGGCATCCAGAATCCAAGGGTACGCAAAGAAGCTCTGCCCCGATTCCAAGGCCGCACCCACCGCCGCGATCGTGACATCCAGATCCCGATCAACCGTGAAGTAGCGATGGACCAGATCTCGTGACGACAGATCAGCAATCTCAATGGTCCCGTCGGCCCGCGC
Proteins encoded in this region:
- a CDS encoding TRASH domain-containing protein, translating into MAMQYCDYCGAEIEGAPLRRKKHVYCSRTCAEEHEFEIAASDDDAELEVEEEEEEEEPYD
- a CDS encoding PilT/PilU family type 4a pilus ATPase yields the protein MALKALLEEMMARGASDLHLRVGVRPYLRVDGQLMALEAQPLTTEQIEETLGQILNEEQQRRFAGRMEMDVALGVAKLGRFRVNLYRQRGTPGIALRAVQTTIPSFADLHLPDTVRRLCQLRRGLIIVTGTTGSGKSTTLAAMIEEINASRAENILTVEDPVEYIFRDRQSIVSQREIGGDTESFASALRHAFRQDPDVILIGEIRDLETMMIALMAADTGHLVLTTLHTLNAVETISRIISFFPPHQHQQVRLLLSGTLQAVISQRLLPRIDGPGRVPAIEIMFASAAIRDAILDPAKTNLIHDLIESGSTQYGMQTFDQSIMRWYRQNVIAYETAIVNTTNPDDFDLRLRGITGAADRGWREFEISNG
- the accC gene encoding acetyl-CoA carboxylase biotin carboxylase subunit; the encoded protein is MFKKILIANRGEIALRIIRACRELGIPTVAVYSEPDRESLHVRFADEDVCIGPASPSQSYLNMKRIIAAAELTGAEAIHPGYGFLAENAEFAEICEACALTFIGPAPDTIRRMGDKAVARQTMTDAGVPVLPGSQGPVSDLKEARAVTDAVGFPVIIKAAGGGGGRGMRICREPSELEALIVAAQGEAKLAFGNGDVYIEKYLQAPRHVEFQVLGDLHGNLVHLGERDCTIQRRHQKLIEESPSPAIDDAARRRMGAAALLAADAAAYHSAGTVEFLVDQDGSFYFMEMNTRIQVEHPVTEEQTDIDLVQKQILIAAGDTLGIAQSDVRFSGHTLEVRINAEDPDNDFRPSPGKITSLHVPGGHGVRVDTHAYARYTIPPYYDSLLAKLIAHGKNRDEALTRMLGALDEFVVEGIHTTIGFHQRVLDSAEFRSGRFDTSFVERFLPGARTPPSPETTSLSAAPTVPSPSA
- a CDS encoding Xaa-Pro peptidase family protein, with protein sequence MIGGHDYRKRAAAIRTWLGKEDLDALITAECAQLQYLIGYTGSNGLLIMGESRADFLTDGRYREQAAREVKGARIHVVSGDLAGHLGRISWLANSRPKLAYCPQQVSEDRIRILRSALPKALFVPVDDPVAPLRQIKDAAELALIRRAAAITDAAFAAVLPVIRPGVRERDVAAELEYTMMKAGSEKTSFETIVASGPRAALPHGRASSRRIRAGDFVTLDFGATYKGYVSDLTRTVVVGRATARQKAVYNLVARAQRAAVARVRSGVVASKLDRVARGIIEKSGHGRRFDHGLGHGIGLVVHEGPAVNAKSNTVLKPGMVVTIEPGVYFPGWGGVRIEDDVLVQARSADVLTSADRTLLEL
- a CDS encoding DUF3467 domain-containing protein, with amino-acid sequence MQGRPQINVEVGPTEAEGIYSNLALIVHSPQEFVIDFARVTPGSPKSKVYARIIMTPAHAKMLQNALEENIKKYESAFGAIKLAGVDEKNIGFQTPRE
- the accB gene encoding acetyl-CoA carboxylase biotin carboxyl carrier protein: MNEDTLRRLIRIVEESQIDSLEIRRFFRTIRITKNRACPDQPLIVPSAGAPSAVVPAHVTPATAPTTVEAPVPTPSHYLEIKSPMVGTFYRAPSPSSPPFVDVGQTIKPGDVLCIIEAMKLMNEIEAEQGGRIAKVLVENAQPVEFGQPLFLLDPTA
- the rfaE2 gene encoding D-glycero-beta-D-manno-heptose 1-phosphate adenylyltransferase encodes the protein MVPTDKSTNWGVVSLATLVRLRRQWRRRGLRVVFTNGVFDVLHRGHLDLLVQARGYGDVLVVGLNSDASTRRLKGPGRPVNSQRDRAALLASLRPVDCVCLFSESTPLRLIRELHPDVLVKGAEYDRDAIVGADLVTGWGGTVRRVRMRAGYSSTNLIQCVATSGRRARS
- the rfaE1 gene encoding D-glycero-beta-D-manno-heptose-7-phosphate kinase, which codes for MTVPVHLGIEPLLDRFAGQNVIVLGDVMLDEYWWGRVERISPEAPVPVVAVERQDAKLGGAANVAQNIRSLGGTVALLGVVGRDRPADTIREQLAAQGLGTDGLLVDTSRPTTLKTRIVAHHQQVVRADFESTTEIEASVSERMSALCEQALDQGAAGLVISDYGKGVINRPLLERVVSEARVRGRFVVVDPKDTHFPAYRRVTTLTPNHHEAGFVAGRRIRDEESLRAVGFDLLRSLEADSLLITRGELGMALFEPDGDGRMTTIPTVARQVYDVTGAGDTVIAAVALCLAAGGTMLQAAYTANVAAGEVIKELGTAQTTVPAIRRALQEIPEPILNQTA